The nucleotide window GTCGCGTACCGAATACACGACAAATCCATCGACCCCGGCACCCAGCACTGCGCCCGTGCCATCATCGAGGCTTCGACTGGGTCCGACGGCGACCAGCAGCAGCCCCTGCCCCAGCTCTTCGCATGATTGCGCCACTCCAGCCACAAAGTCACGGGCCGCGGGATCGCTGAAGAAGTAGGTCAGCGGTTCTGCCATCACCAAACCGACCGCACCGGCTTTTCGGGTGCGTAACGATCGCGCGACCGGGTCGGGTCCGGCATAGCCGATCCGCTTGGCCGTGGCGAGTACCCGCTCACGCAGTTCCGCGGAAAGTTGATCCGGTCGGTTGAAGGCGTTCGAGATGGTGGTGCGCGACACTTTGAGTTCGGCCGCCAATGACGCGAGAGTCGCACGCCGGCGCGGTGTGGGACTCACGTTCGGTGAGGCTACAACGGCACCGGCGGAACGGCCATGCGGAACCGCCGCCCGGTTTTCTATTGGAAACGGTTTTCATTACTATTAGAGGGTTGTTTTGCGGACTACTTGGGGCCGCAGGTCGGCGGTGAAAGGAACTGGACATGGCTCCGGCGGTGGTGGTGATGGCGCACCGGCTCTCAGCCATCCTGTTCTGCGCCATCGCATCGAGCGCCCCGGTCGCCTGCGGCGTTGCCGGCCCGGCGCACCCGGGCGCGGGCGCGATAGTGGCCTCCACCGACGTGTGGGGCAGCGTGGCGAGCGCGGTCGCCGGCGGCCATGTCACCGTGAAGTCGATCGTGGCCGGCGCCGCCGCCGATCCGCACTCTTACCAACCGACTCCCGCGGATGCGGCCGAAATCGCCGACGCGGCCCTGGTGATCTACAACGGCGGCGGCTATGACCCATGGGTCGATCGGCTGCTGGCCAACCATCCGGCCATCGACGCGGTCAACGCCTACTCCTTCCTTGGCGCCGCCGACAATGGATACCAGCCTGACGAACACGTCTTCTACAACTTGAGCGTCGCCAAGGCGGTCGCCGCCACCATCGCTGAGCGGTTGGCGCTGATCGACCCCACCAACGCCTCGTCATACCGGGCCAACGCCGCGGAATTCGGCCGCGACGCCGACACGATCGCCAACTCCGAACATGCCATCGCCATCGCATACCCGGCCACCGGTGTGCTCGCGACCGAACCCGTGGTGCACTACCTGCTGGCGGCCTCGGGACTGATCGATCGGACCCCGGCCGCCTTCGCCACGGCCAGCGAAAACGACGACGATCCCGCCCCCGCAGACATGGCGTCGGTGCTGGATCTGATCAACCACCGAGAGGTTTCTGCGCTGCTGGTCAACCCGCAGACGACCACCGCCGCCACCGCGGATCTGCAGGCGGCCGCCCGTCGGGCAGGTGTTCCGGTGACCGAAGTATCCGAAACGCTGCCGAGCGGCACCGATTACCTGACGTGGCAGCGCGACACCGTCAACCAACTCCGCGCCGCCTTGCGGTCGACCCGCTGACTCGACCGGTGCACGAAGCTCACGAAGCTGTCGCCCTCCGGGGCGCCCGACTGGCATTGGGTGATCGCGTGCTCTGGGACGAGCTGGACCTATCGCTGTCAGCGGGTGAATTCGTCGCAGTGCTGGGACCAAACGGCAGCGGGAAGACCTCGCTGCTCAAGGTGCTGCTCGGTCAGGTCCGGCTCAGCGCCGGCGTCGCCCTGGTTGACGGCAAGCGGGTCGGCCTTGGCCGACGGCGCATCGGCCCAATCGGTTATGTGCCGCAACACCATCCGATCGATCGGGAAGTGATGCTGCGCGGACGCGATCTGGTTCGGCTCGGTGTCGACGGATGCCGGTGGGGCGCGATGCCGCTACGCTCTTCGGATCGGATCCGCCGCAACGAATCCGTGCGGCGCGCGTTGCAACAGGTCAACGGCGAACAGC belongs to Mycobacterium basiliense and includes:
- a CDS encoding metal ABC transporter solute-binding protein, Zn/Mn family, with translation MAPAVVVMAHRLSAILFCAIASSAPVACGVAGPAHPGAGAIVASTDVWGSVASAVAGGHVTVKSIVAGAAADPHSYQPTPADAAEIADAALVIYNGGGYDPWVDRLLANHPAIDAVNAYSFLGAADNGYQPDEHVFYNLSVAKAVAATIAERLALIDPTNASSYRANAAEFGRDADTIANSEHAIAIAYPATGVLATEPVVHYLLAASGLIDRTPAAFATASENDDDPAPADMASVLDLINHREVSALLVNPQTTTAATADLQAAARRAGVPVTEVSETLPSGTDYLTWQRDTVNQLRAALRSTR
- a CDS encoding metal ABC transporter ATP-binding protein, which encodes MTRPVHEAHEAVALRGARLALGDRVLWDELDLSLSAGEFVAVLGPNGSGKTSLLKVLLGQVRLSAGVALVDGKRVGLGRRRIGPIGYVPQHHPIDREVMLRGRDLVRLGVDGCRWGAMPLRSSDRIRRNESVRRALQQVNGEQLADVRVGLMSGGELQRVRIAQALASDPLLMLCDEPLLALDPANTELVAALIERRRRDAGTAVIVVTHELNPILPYVDRVLYLANGRFLIGPVEQVMTTETLSALYRADIQVVKVKNRYLVVGEPDGRTP